The following proteins come from a genomic window of Micromonospora echinofusca:
- a CDS encoding ribonuclease D translates to MTDEPPLRRRPAESRTGNDAPHPPSARPEPEAAGTEPTADGPVPLTAPREGTPQPAATPDELAEVVARFAAGSGPVALDAERASGYRYSQRAYLVQLRRAGSGTALIDPLPLPDLSTLDTVIGEAEWVLHAASQDLACLAELGLRPRRLFDTELAARLAGFERVGLAALTEQLLGFSLEKHHSAADWSSRPLPESWLTYAALDVEMLVDLRDALDEELTRQGKSAWAAEEFAALVRTGARPPRARAEPWRRTSGIHRVRGARAQARVRSLWYARDQIAARRDAAPGRVLPDSAIVAAAELDPKDEKTLLTLPGFGGRSVRRLARTWLAALDDARQLPDDALPAAPTVEGPPPPHRWAERDPVAAARLARCREVVVRVAGAHQLPPENLIAPDSIRRLAWVPPEEVTEATVAETLRGLNAREWQITLLLPALAEALTDPPPTP, encoded by the coding sequence GTGACCGACGAACCACCCCTGCGCCGTCGGCCCGCCGAAAGCCGTACGGGAAACGATGCGCCCCACCCGCCGTCGGCCCGACCGGAGCCGGAGGCCGCGGGGACCGAACCGACCGCCGACGGGCCCGTGCCGCTGACCGCTCCGCGCGAGGGCACACCCCAGCCGGCCGCCACGCCCGACGAGCTTGCCGAGGTCGTGGCCCGCTTCGCGGCGGGCAGCGGCCCCGTCGCCCTGGACGCCGAACGCGCCTCGGGCTACCGCTACAGCCAGCGCGCCTACCTGGTGCAGCTGCGCCGGGCCGGTTCCGGCACGGCGCTGATCGACCCGTTGCCGCTGCCCGACCTGAGCACCCTCGACACGGTGATCGGCGAGGCCGAGTGGGTGCTCCACGCGGCCAGCCAGGACCTGGCCTGCCTGGCCGAGCTGGGGCTGCGCCCGCGCCGGCTGTTCGACACCGAACTGGCCGCCCGGCTGGCCGGATTCGAGCGGGTCGGCCTGGCCGCGCTGACCGAGCAGCTACTCGGGTTCAGCCTGGAGAAGCACCACTCGGCAGCCGACTGGTCGAGCCGCCCGCTGCCGGAGTCCTGGCTGACCTACGCGGCGCTCGACGTGGAGATGCTGGTCGACCTGCGCGACGCGCTCGACGAGGAGCTGACCCGGCAGGGCAAGTCCGCGTGGGCGGCGGAGGAGTTCGCCGCGCTGGTGCGCACCGGGGCCCGCCCGCCGCGGGCACGCGCCGAGCCGTGGCGTCGCACGTCCGGCATCCACCGGGTGCGCGGGGCACGGGCCCAGGCCCGCGTCCGTTCCCTCTGGTACGCGCGGGACCAGATCGCCGCCCGGCGCGACGCCGCTCCCGGGCGGGTGCTGCCGGACTCGGCCATCGTCGCGGCGGCGGAGCTGGATCCGAAGGACGAGAAGACCCTGCTCACCCTGCCCGGCTTCGGCGGCCGCTCGGTGCGTCGACTGGCCCGCACCTGGCTGGCCGCGCTGGACGACGCGCGGCAGTTGCCCGACGACGCGCTGCCGGCCGCCCCGACGGTCGAGGGTCCCCCGCCGCCGCACCGCTGGGCCGAGCGGGACCCGGTGGCGGCGGCCCGGCTGGCCCGCTGCCGGGAGGTGGTGGTCCGCGTCGCCGGCGCGCACCAGCTGCCGCCCGAGAACCTGATCGCCCCCGACTCGATCCGCCGGCTGGCCTGGGTGCCCCCGGAGGAGGTCACGGAGGCGACGGTCGCCGAGACCCTCCGAGGCCTCAACGCCCGCGAATGGCAGATCACCCTCCTCCTCCCCGCCCTCGCCGAGGCCCTCACAGACCCACCCCCCACTCCCTGA
- a CDS encoding thiolase family protein — protein MPREVRDVVFVDGVRTPFGKAGGMYANTRADDLVIRCIRELLRRNPQLPPERVEEVAIAATTQIGDQGLTIGRTAALLAGLPKTVPGFAIDRMCAGAMTAVTTVASGIAMGAYDVAIAGGVEHMGRHPMGEGVDPNPRIVAEKLVDPSALVMGATAENLHDRVPHITKERTDAFALASQQKTAKAYANGKLQDDLVSVAVRDEENAWGMATVDEAPRDTSLEKLATLKTPFRPHGKVTAGNAAGLNDGATASLLASEDVARELGLPVAMRLVSFGFVGVEPEVMGVGPIPSTEKALRLAGLTIDDIGLFELNEAFAVQVLAFLDHFGIADDDPRVNPWGGAIAIGHPLASSGVRLMTQLARQFAEHPEVRYGVTAMCIGIGMGGTVIWENPHWEGGDK, from the coding sequence GTGCCCCGTGAAGTCCGGGATGTCGTCTTCGTCGACGGCGTCCGTACCCCGTTCGGCAAGGCGGGTGGCATGTACGCCAACACCCGCGCCGACGACCTGGTGATCCGCTGCATCCGCGAGCTGCTGCGCCGTAACCCGCAGCTGCCGCCGGAGCGGGTCGAGGAGGTCGCGATCGCCGCCACCACCCAGATCGGCGACCAGGGCCTGACCATCGGCCGGACCGCCGCCCTGCTGGCGGGCCTGCCCAAGACCGTCCCCGGCTTCGCGATCGACCGCATGTGCGCCGGCGCCATGACCGCGGTGACCACCGTCGCCAGCGGCATCGCCATGGGCGCCTACGACGTCGCCATCGCCGGCGGCGTCGAGCACATGGGCCGCCACCCGATGGGCGAGGGCGTCGACCCCAACCCGCGGATCGTCGCCGAGAAGCTGGTCGACCCGTCCGCGCTGGTCATGGGCGCGACCGCGGAGAACCTGCACGACCGGGTCCCGCACATCACCAAGGAGCGCACCGACGCGTTCGCGCTCGCCTCGCAGCAGAAGACCGCCAAGGCGTACGCCAACGGCAAGCTCCAGGACGACCTCGTGTCGGTGGCGGTCCGCGACGAGGAGAACGCCTGGGGCATGGCCACGGTCGACGAGGCCCCCCGGGACACCTCGCTGGAGAAGCTCGCCACCCTGAAGACCCCGTTCCGCCCGCACGGCAAGGTCACCGCCGGCAACGCGGCCGGCCTGAACGACGGCGCCACGGCCAGCCTGCTCGCCTCCGAGGACGTCGCCCGCGAGCTGGGCCTGCCGGTCGCCATGCGGCTGGTGTCGTTCGGCTTCGTCGGCGTCGAGCCCGAGGTGATGGGCGTCGGCCCGATCCCGTCGACCGAGAAGGCGCTGCGCCTCGCCGGCCTAACCATCGACGACATCGGCCTGTTCGAGCTGAACGAGGCGTTCGCCGTGCAGGTGCTCGCCTTCCTCGACCACTTCGGCATCGCCGACGACGACCCCCGGGTCAACCCGTGGGGCGGCGCGATCGCCATCGGTCACCCGCTCGCCTCCTCGGGCGTGCGGCTGATGACCCAGCTCGCCCGGCAGTTCGCCGAGCACCCCGAGGTCCGCTACGGCGTCACCGCCATGTGCATCGGCATCGGCATGGGCGGCACCGTGATCTGGGAGAACCCCCACTGGGAGGGTGGAGACAAGTGA
- a CDS encoding 3-hydroxyacyl-CoA dehydrogenase NAD-binding domain-containing protein produces MSALAATNEVVTRALLRQVNVPGLDRPAALITLDNGFDHTKPNSFGPGGLTSLDEAITAALAANPAFVAVTGKPYVFCVGADITSLPQLADREQALEIGRLGHRVFARLRDSEIPTFAFVNGAAMGGGLELALHCHYRTLSGGAAALALPEVSLGLIPGWGGTQLLPNLIGIPAATQVIIQNPLMQNKMLKPKQAAEMGIADVLLEPADFLERSLEWAAGVVRGEVTVTRPEVDKDMWAGVLYFARQTLDARLHGAVPAAYKALDLLETAKDADFATGTAAEDEALADLVFSEELRSGLYAFDLVQRRAKRPAGAPDKGLARPVTKVGIVGAGLMASQLALLFARRLQVPVVMTDLDQARVDKGVGYVHTQIEKAVSKGRMDKGTAAKLYGLVSGSVDKGVFADADFVIEAVFEDLGVKKQVWAELEKIVKPEAVLATNTSSLSITAMAEELEHPERVVGFHFFNPVAVLPLLEIVRGERTDDATLATAFAVGKQLKKSSVLVKDAPAFVVNRLLTRFLGAVFAAVDAGTPLEVANRALDPLGLPMRPLALLQLVGPAVAYHVGGTLHAAFPDRFGVSENLKRIADSGQPIVVDDQINDEVAKLLVVGDQPLTEEQVRQNALDALAQEIRLMLDEGVVAEAQDIDLCMILGAGWPFHLGGVTPYLDRTGTSERVTGRRFLPHGVASLPA; encoded by the coding sequence GTGAGCGCGCTCGCCGCTACGAACGAGGTCGTCACCAGGGCGCTGCTGCGCCAGGTGAACGTACCGGGGCTGGACCGGCCGGCCGCCCTGATCACCCTCGACAACGGCTTCGACCACACCAAGCCGAACAGCTTCGGCCCGGGCGGCCTGACCAGCCTGGACGAGGCGATCACCGCCGCCCTCGCCGCGAACCCGGCGTTCGTCGCGGTCACCGGCAAGCCGTACGTCTTCTGCGTGGGCGCGGACATCACCAGCCTCCCGCAGCTCGCCGACCGCGAGCAGGCGCTGGAGATCGGCCGGCTCGGCCACCGGGTCTTCGCCCGGCTCAGGGACAGCGAGATCCCGACCTTCGCCTTCGTCAACGGCGCGGCGATGGGCGGCGGCCTGGAGCTGGCCCTGCACTGCCACTACCGGACGCTCTCCGGTGGCGCGGCGGCGCTGGCCCTGCCCGAGGTCTCGCTCGGCCTGATCCCCGGCTGGGGCGGCACCCAGCTGCTGCCGAACCTGATCGGCATCCCGGCGGCGACGCAGGTGATCATCCAGAACCCGCTGATGCAGAACAAGATGCTCAAGCCGAAGCAGGCCGCCGAGATGGGCATCGCGGACGTCCTGCTGGAGCCGGCGGACTTCCTGGAGCGGTCCCTGGAGTGGGCCGCCGGCGTGGTCCGGGGCGAGGTCACCGTGACCCGGCCCGAGGTCGACAAGGACATGTGGGCGGGCGTGCTCTACTTCGCCCGGCAGACCCTCGACGCGCGGCTGCACGGCGCGGTCCCGGCGGCGTACAAGGCGCTGGACCTGCTGGAGACGGCGAAGGACGCCGACTTCGCCACCGGCACCGCCGCCGAGGACGAGGCCCTCGCGGACCTGGTCTTCTCCGAGGAACTGCGCAGCGGCCTCTACGCCTTCGACCTGGTGCAGCGGCGGGCCAAGCGGCCGGCCGGCGCGCCGGACAAGGGCCTGGCCCGCCCGGTCACCAAGGTGGGCATCGTCGGCGCCGGCCTGATGGCCAGCCAGCTCGCCCTGCTCTTCGCCCGCCGCCTCCAGGTGCCGGTCGTCATGACCGACCTGGACCAGGCCCGCGTCGACAAGGGCGTCGGCTACGTGCACACCCAGATCGAGAAGGCCGTCAGCAAGGGCCGGATGGACAAGGGCACGGCCGCCAAGCTGTACGGCCTGGTCAGCGGCTCGGTCGACAAGGGCGTCTTCGCCGACGCCGACTTCGTCATCGAGGCCGTCTTCGAGGACCTGGGCGTCAAGAAGCAGGTCTGGGCGGAGCTGGAGAAGATCGTCAAGCCGGAGGCGGTGCTCGCCACCAACACCTCCAGCCTGTCGATCACCGCGATGGCCGAGGAGCTGGAGCACCCCGAGCGGGTGGTCGGCTTCCACTTCTTCAACCCGGTCGCGGTGCTGCCGCTGCTGGAGATCGTCCGGGGCGAGCGCACCGACGACGCCACGCTCGCCACCGCGTTCGCGGTCGGCAAGCAGCTGAAGAAGTCGAGCGTGCTGGTGAAGGACGCCCCGGCGTTCGTGGTCAACCGGCTGCTCACCCGGTTCCTGGGCGCCGTGTTCGCGGCCGTCGACGCCGGCACCCCGCTGGAGGTGGCGAACAGGGCGCTGGACCCGCTGGGCCTGCCGATGCGCCCGCTGGCCCTGCTCCAGCTCGTCGGGCCGGCCGTCGCGTACCACGTGGGCGGCACCCTGCACGCCGCGTTCCCGGACCGCTTCGGCGTCAGCGAGAACCTCAAGCGGATCGCCGACTCGGGCCAGCCGATCGTCGTCGACGACCAGATCAACGACGAGGTCGCCAAGCTGCTCGTGGTCGGCGACCAGCCGCTCACCGAGGAGCAGGTACGCCAGAACGCGCTCGACGCGCTGGCGCAGGAGATCCGGCTGATGCTCGACGAGGGCGTCGTCGCCGAGGCGCAGGACATCGACCTGTGCATGATCCTCGGCGCGGGTTGGCCGTTCCACCTGGGTGGCGTCACGCCGTACCTGGACCGGACCGGCACCTCCGAGCGGGTCACCGGCCGCCGGTTCCTGCCGCACGGGGTGGCCAGCCTGCCCGCCTGA
- a CDS encoding VOC family protein, translated as MSARIHNVSIDCRDTYALAGFWAQVFDCPRQPDDFPGDPEAMLLPPGGPEVLFVAVPEGRTVKNRLHLDLEPADRTRDEEVARLLALGATQVADQRRADGSGWVVLADPEGNEFCVLRSAAERAATAG; from the coding sequence GTGAGCGCACGGATCCACAACGTCAGCATCGACTGCCGCGACACGTACGCGCTTGCCGGCTTCTGGGCGCAGGTCTTCGACTGCCCCCGCCAGCCGGACGACTTCCCCGGCGACCCGGAGGCCATGCTGCTGCCGCCGGGTGGCCCGGAGGTGCTCTTCGTGGCGGTGCCCGAGGGCAGGACGGTGAAGAACCGCCTCCACCTCGACCTGGAGCCGGCGGACCGTACCCGGGACGAGGAGGTGGCACGCCTGCTGGCCCTCGGTGCGACCCAGGTCGCCGACCAGCGCCGCGCCGACGGCTCGGGCTGGGTGGTGCTCGCCGACCCGGAGGGCAACGAGTTCTGCGTCCTGCGCAGCGCCGCCGAGCGGGCCGCCACGGCGGGCTGA
- a CDS encoding VOC family protein, translating to MYPRIQNISFDCHDTYALAGFWSAVLGYARHADDAPGDPEAVLLPPDDTTPHVFFQRVPEARTVKNRVHVCLRPTGRTRDQEVERVLGLGAVPVSDRRRADGSGWVVLADPEGNEFCVLRGAAEWAGTTIEEEHP from the coding sequence GTGTATCCACGGATCCAGAACATCAGTTTCGACTGCCACGACACCTACGCCCTCGCCGGCTTCTGGTCGGCGGTGCTCGGGTACGCCCGGCACGCCGACGACGCCCCGGGCGATCCGGAGGCGGTGCTGCTGCCCCCGGACGACACCACCCCGCACGTCTTCTTCCAGCGGGTTCCCGAGGCCAGGACGGTCAAGAACCGGGTGCACGTCTGCCTGCGACCGACCGGCCGGACCCGGGATCAGGAGGTCGAGCGGGTGCTCGGCCTCGGTGCGGTCCCGGTGAGCGACCGCCGGCGCGCCGACGGCTCGGGCTGGGTGGTGCTCGCCGACCCGGAGGGCAACGAGTTCTGCGTCCTGCGCGGCGCGGCGGAGTGGGCGGGTACGACCATCGAGGAGGAACACCCGTGA
- a CDS encoding sensor histidine kinase yields the protein MRPTLRLRLTLLNGVLLVGAGAILVLLAWLLVRDALRPTDELLPGTTVVLADGRSMDAAQWQRQLVDAASGELLVKGLVALLAISVVGVAGAYAVAGRALRPLHQVTATARRLGETTLDQRIGYSGADDEVAELAETFDEMLDRIAAAFEAQKRFVANASHELRTPLAVMRTEIDVTLSDDEADTVEYRRMAMVVRDASERANGLVDALLVLARSEAQAGRRLGRRTECDLAAGTANALSAVRREVERIKLRVQTSLESAPVVGDPGLLDRLAGNLIENAIRYNHLHGRLWVRTGSDGCRSWLVVGNTGFEVDQADVPGLFEPFRRGGRERTGARGSGLGLSIVRAVCDAHGGTVKVIAQAGGGLEVTVTLPAAEAAPAITAEEPAARR from the coding sequence CTGCGGCCCACGCTGCGGCTGCGGTTGACCCTGCTCAACGGGGTGCTGCTGGTCGGCGCGGGCGCGATCCTGGTGCTGCTGGCCTGGCTGCTGGTCCGCGACGCGCTGCGACCGACCGACGAGCTGCTGCCCGGCACCACGGTGGTGCTGGCCGACGGCCGGTCGATGGACGCCGCGCAGTGGCAGCGTCAGCTGGTCGACGCCGCCAGCGGGGAGCTGCTGGTCAAGGGGCTGGTGGCGCTGCTGGCGATCAGCGTCGTCGGGGTGGCCGGCGCGTACGCGGTCGCCGGGCGGGCGCTGCGCCCGCTGCACCAGGTCACCGCCACCGCCCGCCGGCTCGGCGAGACGACGCTGGACCAGCGCATCGGCTACTCGGGCGCCGACGACGAGGTCGCGGAGCTGGCGGAGACCTTCGACGAGATGCTGGACCGCATAGCCGCCGCGTTCGAGGCGCAGAAGCGGTTCGTGGCGAACGCCTCGCACGAGCTGCGGACCCCGCTCGCGGTGATGCGCACCGAGATCGACGTGACGCTCAGCGACGACGAGGCGGACACGGTCGAGTACCGCCGGATGGCCATGGTGGTCCGGGACGCCTCCGAGCGGGCCAACGGGCTGGTCGACGCCCTGCTGGTGCTCGCCCGCAGCGAGGCCCAGGCGGGCCGCCGGCTGGGCCGGCGCACCGAGTGCGACCTCGCCGCCGGCACCGCCAACGCCCTGTCGGCGGTACGCCGGGAGGTGGAGCGGATCAAGCTACGGGTGCAGACCTCGCTGGAGTCCGCGCCGGTCGTCGGCGATCCCGGGCTGCTCGACCGGCTGGCGGGCAACCTGATCGAGAACGCGATCCGCTACAACCATCTGCACGGCCGGCTCTGGGTGCGTACGGGGTCGGACGGGTGCCGGTCGTGGCTGGTGGTGGGCAACACCGGCTTCGAGGTGGACCAGGCCGACGTGCCCGGCCTGTTCGAGCCGTTCCGGCGCGGCGGCCGGGAGCGTACCGGCGCACGCGGCTCCGGTCTCGGGCTCTCCATCGTCCGGGCGGTCTGCGACGCGCACGGCGGCACCGTGAAGGTGATCGCTCAGGCCGGCGGGGGGTTGGAGGTCACGGTGACCCTGCCGGCGGCGGAGGCCGCACCGGCGATCACCGCCGAGGAGCCGGCGGCCCGCCGCTGA
- a CDS encoding response regulator transcription factor translates to MRVLVVEDERNLADAIARGLRKRGMAVDVAYDGDSGHEMAFVTRYDVVVLDRDLPGVHGDQICAELAASGTLTRVLMLTASGTVADRVEGLQLGADDYLPKPFAFDELVARVQALGRRATPAAPPVLELADLVLDPARRVATRGGQPVDLTNKEFGVLCELLKARGAVVSSEELLERVWDANTDPFTTIVRVTVMTLRKKLGDPPLIETVVGAGYRTAETPA, encoded by the coding sequence ATGCGGGTACTGGTGGTCGAGGACGAGCGCAACCTCGCCGACGCGATCGCGCGGGGGCTGCGCAAGCGGGGCATGGCGGTGGACGTCGCCTACGACGGCGACAGCGGCCACGAGATGGCGTTCGTCACCCGGTACGACGTGGTGGTGCTGGACCGGGACCTGCCCGGCGTGCACGGCGACCAGATCTGCGCGGAGCTGGCCGCCTCCGGCACCCTGACCCGGGTGCTGATGCTGACGGCCAGCGGCACCGTCGCCGACCGGGTGGAGGGGTTGCAGCTCGGGGCCGACGACTACCTGCCGAAGCCGTTCGCCTTCGACGAGCTGGTGGCCCGGGTGCAGGCCCTCGGCCGCCGGGCCACCCCGGCCGCGCCGCCGGTGCTCGAACTCGCCGACCTGGTCCTCGACCCGGCCCGCCGGGTGGCGACCCGGGGCGGCCAGCCGGTCGACCTGACCAACAAGGAGTTCGGCGTGCTCTGCGAGCTGCTCAAGGCGCGCGGCGCGGTGGTCTCCAGCGAGGAGCTGCTGGAACGGGTCTGGGACGCCAACACGGACCCGTTCACGACGATCGTCCGGGTCACCGTGATGACGCTGCGCAAGAAGCTCGGCGACCCGCCGTTGATCGAGACGGTGGTCGGCGCGGGTTACCGCACGGCGGAGACGCCGGCATGA